The window AACTAACCGCCGGTCCCCCCGTTGAGCTGTGGCAATAATATTGTATCCGCTTTCATCGATATACCCGGTCTTCAACCCGTCCGCCCCAGGGTAATCGAAGAGTAGGCCGTTCCGGTTATACTGGGTAATGCCGAGATAGGGGCTGTGCTCCCCGGTCGGCAGGTCCTCCCGGGTTGGATAGGTAAATTCTCTGACAGCATGGAGGGTTTCCACCACATCAGGATGACGGCGGAGGTAAACATACACGAATCGGCCAAGATCCCTTGCGGTGGTCTGATTAAACTCACTGTATCCCGAGGGTTCCTCAAAATAGGTGTCATCGAGGCCCAGGGCCTGGGCCTCCCGGTTCATGAGCGCGACGAAGGCCGGTACCGACCCGGCTGTAAACTGTGCGATGCCCACGGCAGCATCGTTGCCCGAACTCACCGCCAGGCCCAGGAGGATTTCCCGGAGGCTCGTATCCTGATGGGGACCAAGAAACATCAATGAACTTCGGGGCGGCGCATTCTCCGCCCAGGCCTCGGGCCCGTATTCCACCGGATCATCCCAGGAGATTCCCCGTTTCCGTGCCTGTTCCAGGGCTAGGTGAATCGTCATAAGCTTTGTCAGGGAAGCCGGAGGGATGGGCATATCCGGATTTTTTACGCCCAGAATTATCCCGGTTTCACCATCCATCAGCAGGGCGGAACTCCCCGATACCTCGGGCAACCCCATGTCCCGGGACCAAGCCCACGGGGCCGGGCCCGATCCTTCATCCCAGGCTGCCAGGACCTCCCTCCAGGCCTGGACATCAGCCTCTTCAGAATCACCACCCCTTCCCCGGGGCACCCCTGCCACCGTTCCGGGATCATCGCCCCGAGGAAGGACCTCCGCCATCACCGGCAGCTCGGGAAGAGGAAGAACAAGCAGCAGAGATACCGCACCGAGAACAACAATAAGAACCCCAAGGACAATCCTGATAAACCTAACCATGACCGGGAGACTACTTCAAAACCCGTAAATCTGCAATCAGCGGATCACCCTTCCATCCTGCCACGTCCCGTCATTGACATGTACATGCTTTAATTGTCTAATAGACCCATGGCTAATAATCAATCAAGTGTTTTGAACACTGTGTATATAGGTATATTCGCAGCCCTCATCACCGTGGGATCGTACATTTCCATACCGTTGCCCCTGTCGCCGGTACCGGTCTCCCTCCAGAGCCTCTTTGTTCTGCTGACTGGAATCCTCCTCGGCCCGTGGAAGGCCGCCCTGACCATGGCGCTGTACCTGCTTCTGGGTGCCATCGGTCTCCCGGTTTTCGCCGGGGGTTCGGGAGGCTTAGCACGGCTGCTGGGGCCGACCGGGGGGTACCTCTTCGGGTTCCTCCTCTCCGCCTGGATCACCGGAATAGTATTCTCGCTGATGCTGCGGCGCCCTTCTCAGTCTTCCTCGGAGACTGAACCCGGCTCGCCCAAACATCCCCAGGCTGGTTCTGTTTCAAGGGGATTCCAATGGTTCGCGGCCTCCGTGGCTGCCCTGGCTGGAACGGTTACCGTCTACCTTCCCGGTGTTATCTGGCTTAAGATTCAGCTCGCCATGGATTGGCCCGCCGCCCTCGCTGCGGGACTCACCCCCTTTCTGGTAGGAGATGTGGTAAAGATTCTTGTGGTGACGCTGCTCACCCCCTTTGCCCTGACCATCTTCACCGCCAGGCCCCTGGGTACCCCTTCAGCCGGGGAATAACCATGGTGCTTCAAGCCACGGACCTATCCTACTCCATTGGCGGGAAAACCGTCCTGGAGGACATCTCAGTACGGTTCTCCACTCCGGAGCTTACCGTACTGACCGGACCTAACGGTTCGGGCAAGACTCTATTCCTTCAACTCCTTGCCGGGCTTATAAGGCCCGTTCGGGGAGAGATTACCATGGACGGGAGGGCGTTTCCCGGCGGGAACAATCGCCTGGGGTCCCGGGTTGGTATGGTTTTTCAGCTCTCAGAGCGGCAGATTCTCGGGCAAACCGTGGAGGAGGATATCCTCTTCGGGTTATCCCGTCTCGGTCTGTCCCGTCAGGAAGTTGAATCCCGCCTCGAGGAATGCCTGAACTGGTCGGGTTTGGTAACCCATAGAACGCAGAACCCCCATTCCCTCTCCGGAGGGGAGATGCGCCGTCTGGCCCTTGCATCGGTTATCGCCATGGGGCCGGAGTTTCTCTTGCTAGATGAGCCCTTTGTGGGACTGGACTATTCCGGGGCAACCCAGGTTCTCTCCCTGCTGCTCTCCCTTCGGGAGCAGGGAAAGGGCATCATCGTCGTGACCCACAGTCTTGATGCCATCCTGGCTCATGCAGACCGGCTGGTTATCCAAAAGCAGGGCCGGATTATCGCCGATGGACTCCCGGAACGAATCCTCCCCTATTTGGAGGATCATGGCGTACGCCGACCGCCGCTGAAGCTTCCGGAAATGTCCTGGCTTCCCGGGTGATTATATGAATCCTACCCTCATGCATGTTAAGCCCGGCAGGGGTACCTTGTACCGCAGCGACCCCCGTCTGCTGCTTCCCCTCTATATTGTCAGCAACATTCTGTTATACCTCCAGGACCTAGGCTGGCTTCTTGCCTCCCTTCTCCTCATTCTCGGGGCATACCTGGGCTCACGCCTCTCCATGAAAGCATTTTTCCGTGAACTGGGGGTGTTTTGGGTTCTGATCCTCTTCACCCTTATCTCCAGCCTATTTGCCAGCCTTACCCAGCAGTCATGGGTCCTCCTGATTCAGGGTACCACTACAGCCCTCCGGTTGTTAGTCAGCATTGCCCTGGCAAATCTGTTCATGTCAGTGGTCTCCGCCCGGGCAATACGAGATACCCTACTATGGTACATCAGGCCCGTTTCTGTAAAAACGGCAATACATACCTCCCTGGCTGTCAGCATCATGATCGCTGCTATTCCCGGACTTCTGGACGCCCTAGAAACAAGCCGGGCTGCCATACGGATGCGGGGGATTAATCCCCTCCGGCACCCCTTATCCTACACCCTCGCTCTGGCCATCCAAGCCTTGGTACAGGTTCAGCTCTTTGTGGAACATACCGAACTGGCTGTGAGGGCACGGGGCTTCCACCCCGACGATCCGCCCTCCCTCAACTTCTTCCAAAGTCCGACTTCCACCGAGCAGAACCACGGGTTTTGTGGTAAAGATGCCCTGGTATTGACCGGCTGGCTCATCTTTCTTATTGTTGCCCTGGTGGTTGGGTAACCTGATCTAAAAACGCCCGTACCACAGGATGCTTCTGCCGGGTTTCTAACACCGCCATACTGATCGGCAGGGGAGGAATCTCCGTGAGAGCCGGTAAAAACCGTATAGAATGGGCCAAGGGGCTGTTCTGCACCACCATACTGGGAACCAGGCCGATGCCAAGGCCAAGATTCACCAACGCAACTATAGCCTCATTGCCGCTAACCTGGCTTACAATCCGGGGTTGAATACCCCTCTGGGAGAAATACCGATCAATAATCTCGCGTACAAGCCCCTTCTCCGGAAGGATCATTGGAATAGAATCCCAGGGAAATTCACGGTAATCCCATGCATTACTGTGAAGCCCTAGCAGCTCCTGGATGCCCGGAGGAAGCTTCTCCTCGAGGCGGGGGGCGATAAATCCCAGGGGGGTGTGGCTCAGTGGATGAAACCGCACCCGTTTAACCGGTGTTTCCGGTTGGAGTACGATGGATACGTCGGCCTGTCCCTGGAGAACCGCATCAATGCCCATGGCTGCATCCCCGGTGTGAACGATAACCTCCACCCCAGGGTTCTGTTCCCGGAAGGGCCCCAGAAGCTTGGGCAGCAGGGCGTGGCAGGCGGTTACCGTGGCAAAAATCTTCAAATCCCCATGCAACTCCGTGCCGATACGGCCAAACTCCGCCCGCACCTCTTCTACCTGCTGGACAATACCGTGAGCCACATCAATAAACCGCCTTCCGGATTCAGTGATCCGGACGCTCCGTTTACTGCGGACAAAGAGTTCCGTTCCCAGACTTTCTTCCAGGCGCTTGATAATCCTGCTTAGGGCCGACGGGGTGATGTTACTGATGCCGGCGGCCCGGGAAAAGTTCAGGGTCTCCGCGAGGATCAAAAAACACTGCAATTCATGTATATCCATTGTGATTTTCCTGCAATATTATATTGATTTTTTTTCGTTTTACGCAATAAGAAAATTACCCTATACTCACTCCAACCACTAGACAGGAGGGTAAGAAATGTTAGATTTTACCACCAACGTATTTGAAAAAGAAAAAATATCCCTGGCGGGAACCACAGAGTACATCGTCCGTGGAGGACGACATCTCTTTTCAAAACTCCCGGCAGCCTTCGAAGGAATAAAAACCATCGGCGTTATCGGTTGGGGGAGTCAGGGACCGGCCCAGGCTCAAAACCTCCGGGACAGTCTGGAAAACACGGGAATCACCGTGAAGATCGGATTACGCTCCGGGTCAGCATCCTGGAGCAAGGCCGAGGCTGCGGGATTCACTGAAAAAAGCGGAACCCTGGGCGAAATGATGCAGATTGTATCCGAATCAGACCTGTTGATCCTTCTTATCAGCGATGGCGCCCAGGTTCAGCTGTATAAGCAGATCTTTGCCGCTATGAAAGACGGTGCTACCCTGGGGCTTTCCCACGGCTTCCTTCTTGGTCATCTCCAGGCTGTGGGGGAAGAATTTCCCAAAAACATTAATGTTATTGCTGCCTGCCCGAAGGGAATGGGCCCATCAGTCCGCCGGCTCTATGAACAGGGCAAAGAGGTAAACGGCGCTGGAATCAACGCCAGCTTTGCCGTTCATCAGGATATCAACGGTAAGGCTACCGACTACGCTCTGGGCTGGGCTGTAGCCCTGGGGGCTCCCTTTTGCTTCATGACCACCCTGGAAATGGAGTACCGTTCGGATATCTACGGTGAGCGAGGAATTCTGCTCGGGGCGGTCCACGGTATCGCTGAGAGTCTATACCGCCGGTATACCAGAGCAGGCCAGG is drawn from Spirochaeta lutea and contains these coding sequences:
- a CDS encoding energy-coupling factor ABC transporter ATP-binding protein, encoding MVLQATDLSYSIGGKTVLEDISVRFSTPELTVLTGPNGSGKTLFLQLLAGLIRPVRGEITMDGRAFPGGNNRLGSRVGMVFQLSERQILGQTVEEDILFGLSRLGLSRQEVESRLEECLNWSGLVTHRTQNPHSLSGGEMRRLALASVIAMGPEFLLLDEPFVGLDYSGATQVLSLLLSLREQGKGIIVVTHSLDAILAHADRLVIQKQGRIIADGLPERILPYLEDHGVRRPPLKLPEMSWLPG
- a CDS encoding D-alanyl-D-alanine carboxypeptidase family protein, which translates into the protein MVRFIRIVLGVLIVVLGAVSLLLVLPLPELPVMAEVLPRGDDPGTVAGVPRGRGGDSEEADVQAWREVLAAWDEGSGPAPWAWSRDMGLPEVSGSSALLMDGETGIILGVKNPDMPIPPASLTKLMTIHLALEQARKRGISWDDPVEYGPEAWAENAPPRSSLMFLGPHQDTSLREILLGLAVSSGNDAAVGIAQFTAGSVPAFVALMNREAQALGLDDTYFEEPSGYSEFNQTTARDLGRFVYVYLRRHPDVVETLHAVREFTYPTREDLPTGEHSPYLGITQYNRNGLLFDYPGADGLKTGYIDESGYNIIATAQRGDRRLVAIVLGAPGASASQGSANREQDAAALLDYGFSTFHSHDLVLPRVRPPEVWFGGSAAVIGQEQRVRLVLPAGPGEVSVESRLPGDLTAPIPRGSVVGAWQMRDAQGELMGELPVVIRNEIPFQDGIAGLADRARLFWRSAVGKPLPQRFIPASQ
- the ilvY gene encoding HTH-type transcriptional activator IlvY, with the protein product MDIHELQCFLILAETLNFSRAAGISNITPSALSRIIKRLEESLGTELFVRSKRSVRITESGRRFIDVAHGIVQQVEEVRAEFGRIGTELHGDLKIFATVTACHALLPKLLGPFREQNPGVEVIVHTGDAAMGIDAVLQGQADVSIVLQPETPVKRVRFHPLSHTPLGFIAPRLEEKLPPGIQELLGLHSNAWDYREFPWDSIPMILPEKGLVREIIDRYFSQRGIQPRIVSQVSGNEAIVALVNLGLGIGLVPSMVVQNSPLAHSIRFLPALTEIPPLPISMAVLETRQKHPVVRAFLDQVTQPPGQQ
- a CDS encoding biotin transporter BioY; amino-acid sequence: MANNQSSVLNTVYIGIFAALITVGSYISIPLPLSPVPVSLQSLFVLLTGILLGPWKAALTMALYLLLGAIGLPVFAGGSGGLARLLGPTGGYLFGFLLSAWITGIVFSLMLRRPSQSSSETEPGSPKHPQAGSVSRGFQWFAASVAALAGTVTVYLPGVIWLKIQLAMDWPAALAAGLTPFLVGDVVKILVVTLLTPFALTIFTARPLGTPSAGE
- a CDS encoding ketol-acid reductoisomerase — protein: MLDFTTNVFEKEKISLAGTTEYIVRGGRHLFSKLPAAFEGIKTIGVIGWGSQGPAQAQNLRDSLENTGITVKIGLRSGSASWSKAEAAGFTEKSGTLGEMMQIVSESDLLILLISDGAQVQLYKQIFAAMKDGATLGLSHGFLLGHLQAVGEEFPKNINVIAACPKGMGPSVRRLYEQGKEVNGAGINASFAVHQDINGKATDYALGWAVALGAPFCFMTTLEMEYRSDIYGERGILLGAVHGIAESLYRRYTRAGQDPKAAFAATAECITGPISKTISKEGILALYNRFSGDDKKVFEQAYSAAYHPAFEILLEIYQEVSSGNEIRSVTLGNDRLKRYPFNTIDSTEMWKVGEEVRANRKEDEIPLHPFTAGIYVATMMAQIDVLREHGHSYSEIVNESVIEAVDSLNPYMHYKGVAYMVDNCSTTARLGSRKWAPRFDYNLCQLAYPEVDSQSQVDAALIDAFKNHPVHQPISVLAELRPSVDISVH